Proteins from one Triticum aestivum cultivar Chinese Spring chromosome 7A, IWGSC CS RefSeq v2.1, whole genome shotgun sequence genomic window:
- the LOC123147003 gene encoding protein argonaute 4B → MDLSDGGPEELPPPPPLPPDVVPIRAEEDVAEELPRNKPAKPKRLPKARPGLGKRGQTIQLLANHYKVSMRSSEDFFHHYHVNLKYEDDQPVVRKGIGRKVLDKLQHMYRSELANNEFAYDGEKSLFTIGALPQVHNEFTVVLEDIRSGKCSGGNSGSSPGGSDTKRVKRPYKTKIFKVELCFVAKIPTAAITQALRGQESENSLEALRVLDIILRQHSAKQGCLLLHQSFFHNNPRNFVDLKGGVVGCRGFHSSFRGTQSGLSLNIDVSTTMLVKPGPVIDFLLANQMVDHPNRIDWSKAKRALKNLRIKTTHANSEFKIFGLSEKKCNEQTFLLRRKDGDNGDINTVEITVHEYFVHNRGIELRYSYLPCINAGRRNRPTYFPVELCELVPLQRYTKDLSTLQRSSLVEKSRQMPHERMSILNNALKRTNYDSDPMVKACGISIARHFTQIEGRVLPAPKLKAGNGEEFFPRNGRWNLSKKKLIRTCSVNKWAVVNFSAECDVHGLVRDLKRIATEMGIKIEYPYCDVIEESPSARRAPASRRVDEMFAKINSNPPGDPKFLLSLLPVRKNCEIYGWFMFSVVVICYLIICCRINNLYFLQPGPWKRKCLVECGIFTQCLAPPRKVNDQYLINVLLKINAKLGGLNTLLQCELSPAPAVLSIVGKLPTIILGMYVSHGQPGQSDRPSTAAVVNSREWPLISKYRATVHTQSPKLEMMSSLFKPWGKDDGLIRESLIDFYTSSGNRKPEQIIIFRDGVSESQFTQVINIELEQIIEACKFLDETWEPKFTVIVAQKNHHTRFFQTESPNNVPPGTVVDKEVCHPKNFDFYMCAHAGMIGTSRPTHYHVLHDEIGFTADELQEFVHSLSYVYQRSTTAILVVAPIMYAHLAAAQVGTFVKFEDMSAGSIPVPELPRLHENVRSSMFFC, encoded by the exons ATGGATCTGAGTGATGGGGGCCCAGAGGAGTTGCCACCACCGCCTCCTCTGCCTCCCGACGTGGTGCCCATCAGAGCAGAAGAAGATGTCGCCGAGGAACTGCCTCGAAACAAGCCTGCAAAGCCCAAGAGGCTCCCTAAGGCCAGGCCCGGGCTTGGGAAGAGAGGGCAGACCATCCAGCTACTTGCTAACCACTACAAAGTTTCTATGAGGAGTTCAGAGGACTTTTTCCACCACTACCAT GTCAATTTGAAGTATGAGGATGATCAACCTGTCGTTCGAAAGGGGATAGGGAGAAAGGTTCTGGATAAACTGCAGCATATGTACCGTTCCGAGCTCGCGAACAATGAATTTGCATATGATGGTGAGAAGAGCCTCTTTACAATCGGGGCTCTTCCCCAGGTACACAATGAGTTCACTGTAGTGTTGGAAGACATCAGAAGTGGAAA GTGCTCTGGAGGTAATAGTGGCAGCAGTCCTGGAGGTAGTGACACGAAGAGAGTGAAGAGGCCCTACAAGACAAAGATTTTCAAAGTGGAGCTTTGCTTTGTGGCAAAAATCCCTACGGCCGCAATCACGCAGGCCCTTAGAGGTCAAGAATCAGAGAACTCTCTCGAGGCTCTTCGAGTTCTTGATATCATACTGAGGCAGCATTCTGCAAAACA GGGCTGTCTTCTACTTCACCAGTCATTTTTCCACAACAATCCTCGTAATTTTGTTGACTTGAAAGGTGGTGTGGTGGGGTGCAGAGGATTTCACTCAAGTTTCCGTGGTACGCAGAGTGGACTCTCCCTAAACATCG ATGTTTCGACTACCATGCTAGTTAAACCTGGTCCTGTTATTGATTTTCTTCTTGCAAACCAGATGGTTGATCACCCTAACAGAATTGACTGGTCAAAG GCcaagcgtgctctcaagaacttgaggatAAAAACCACTCATGCTAATTCTGAGTTCAAGATTTTTGGTTTGAGTgagaaaaaatgcaatgaacagaC GTTTCTATTGAGGCGGAAGGATGGTGACAATGGAGACATTAATACTGTTGAAATAacagtccatgaatactttgtacATAATAGAGGCATAGAACTGCGCTATTCCTATCTTCCCTGTATCAATGCTGGGAGGCGAAATCGTCCTACGTACTTCCCTGTGGAG CTTTGTGAGCTCGTTCCTCTGCAAAGATACACCAAAGATCTGTCTACTCTGCAGCGGTCCTCACTTGTGGAGAAGTCCAGACAAATGCCTCATGAAAGAATGTCAATACTTAACAAT GCACTTAAACGTACCAACTATGACTCGGACCCCATGGTGAAGGCATGCGGCATTTCAATTGCCCGACATTTTACTCAAATTGAAGGGAGGGTCCTGCCAGCACCCAAG CTGAAAGCCGGTAACGGTGAAGAATTCTTCCCACGCAATGGAAGGTGGAATCTTTCGAAAAAG AAGCTGATTCGGACATGTTCTGTCAACAAATGGGCAGTTGTCAATTTCTCTGCAGAGTGTGATGTTCATGGTCTTGTCCGAGACCTTAAAAGGATTGCAACTGAAATGGGGATT AAAATAGAGTACCCTTATTGTGATGTAATTGAAGAGAGCCCGTCGGCAAGAAGAGCTCCTGCATCACGTAGAGTGGACGAGATGTTTGCTAAGATAAATTCCAATCCACCTGGAGACCCCAAGTTCCTCCTGAGTCTTCTTCCTGTGAGAAAAAACTGTGAAATTTATGGTTGGTTCATGTTTTCGGTTGTTGTTATTTGTTACCTGATTATCTGTTGCAGAATAAATAATTTATATTTTCTTCAACCAGGGCCTTGGAAGAGGAAGTGTCTTGTTGAATGCGGCATCTTCACACAATGTCTAGCTCCTCCAAGAAAAGTCAACGATCAGTACCTGATTAATGTGTTATTGAAGATAAATGCTAAA CTTGGTGGTCTCAACACATTGCTGCAATGTGAACTATCCCCTGCACCTGCAGTACTATCCATTGTGGGGAAGCTGCCTACTATCATCTTGGGCATGTATGTGTCACATGGTCAGCCTGGGCAATCTGATAGGCCTTCCACCGCTGCG GTCGTTAATTCTCGTGAGTGGCCTCTCATCTCTAAGTACAGAGCAACAGTGCACACTCAATCACCCAAACTAGAAATGATGTCCTCCTTATTTAAACCATGGGGAAAGGATGATGGCCTTATTCG GGAATCGCTTATCGACTTCTACACTAGTTCTGGGAATCGAAAACCAGAGCAAATTATTATTTTCAG GGATGGTGTTAGCGAAAGCCAGTTTACTCAGGTCATCAACATTGAGCTGGAGCAGATCATCGAG GCCTGCAAGTTCCTCGACGAGACGTGGGAGCCTAAGTTCACAGTCATTGTTGCTCAGAAAAATCATCATACGAGATTTTTCCAGACTGAATCCCCGAATAATGTTCCTCCTG GGACCGTCGTGGATAAAGAGGTCTGCCATCCCAAGAATTTCGACTTCTACATGTGTGCACATGCTGGGATGATA GGCACGTCGAGGCCAACACATTACCATGTTCTGCACGACGAGATCGGATTCACCGCAGATGAGCTTCAGGAATTTGTGCATTCGCTTTCATACGT GTACCAGAGGAGCACAACAGCGATATTAGTCG TTGCTCCGATTATGTACGCGCATCTGGCGGCTGCACAGGTAGGCACGTTCGTGAAGTTTGAAGACATGTCGGCGGGCAGCATCCCGGTGCCGGAGCTGCCTCGGCTGCATGAGAATGTGAGGAGCTCCATGTTTTTCTGCTGA